A portion of the Deltaproteobacteria bacterium genome contains these proteins:
- a CDS encoding ABC transporter substrate-binding protein, with protein MMKKKSLVWKLALVAVGLTFIFAACAKKKEEAKVEKAIKIPVASPFTGPLATFGEGVKNAALLMGEEVNAAGGINGRKVEIVLGDDLCDPKEAANVATKFAADPDVYIVIGHLCSSSTMAALPIYKEAKLPAISPASTNPSIGKMSPYYFRDVYKDDFQGVFLAKYVKKAMGWNKIAVFYETNDYSIGLKNAFEGEAKTLGIKIVGEEAYTSDTTDFTPQLTKIKSSKPDAIFIPGYAPQATLIISQAAKLGMKVGYFGADGLDDKIMLENPDAEGLLITSPFLPDKAGPGAQGFIKAYKAKYGVEPNWFAANTYDAVGMAVQAIRKVGTNREKIRDYLASMNSPEKAYKGVTGATYFDENGDCLKPAFVKTIRNGKWLSAEKQMTD; from the coding sequence ATGATGAAGAAAAAAAGCTTGGTCTGGAAACTGGCATTAGTCGCAGTGGGGCTCACCTTTATTTTCGCTGCGTGTGCGAAGAAAAAGGAAGAGGCAAAGGTTGAAAAGGCGATTAAAATCCCTGTCGCTTCGCCCTTCACCGGGCCGCTCGCAACATTCGGTGAGGGTGTTAAGAACGCCGCCCTGCTGATGGGTGAGGAAGTTAACGCCGCAGGTGGGATCAACGGACGAAAGGTAGAGATCGTTCTCGGCGATGATCTCTGTGATCCAAAGGAAGCCGCCAACGTCGCCACCAAATTCGCCGCCGATCCTGATGTCTACATCGTCATCGGGCATCTGTGCAGTTCCTCCACCATGGCCGCCCTTCCCATCTATAAGGAAGCCAAGCTTCCGGCCATCTCCCCGGCGAGCACAAACCCCTCCATCGGGAAGATGAGCCCCTACTACTTCCGCGACGTTTACAAGGATGATTTCCAGGGTGTTTTCCTTGCCAAGTACGTCAAAAAAGCCATGGGGTGGAATAAAATCGCTGTTTTTTACGAAACCAACGATTATTCCATAGGTCTGAAGAACGCCTTCGAGGGCGAAGCCAAGACCCTGGGAATTAAGATCGTCGGCGAGGAGGCCTATACCAGCGATACGACGGACTTCACCCCCCAGCTCACCAAGATAAAAAGTTCAAAACCCGACGCAATCTTTATCCCCGGATACGCGCCTCAGGCAACCCTCATTATCTCGCAGGCCGCCAAACTCGGAATGAAGGTAGGGTATTTCGGTGCCGACGGTCTGGATGACAAAATTATGCTGGAAAACCCCGATGCCGAGGGGCTCCTCATTACCAGTCCCTTCCTTCCCGACAAGGCCGGACCGGGCGCTCAGGGATTTATCAAAGCCTACAAGGCAAAGTACGGTGTGGAGCCGAACTGGTTTGCCGCCAACACCTACGACGCCGTTGGGATGGCTGTGCAGGCTATCAGGAAAGTCGGCACGAACAGGGAGAAGATCAGGGATTACCTTGCGTCCATGAACTCTCCGGAGAAAGCCTACAAGGGCGTGACCGGCGCCACCTATTTTGACGAGAATGGAGACTGCCTTAAACCAGCTTTTGTCAAGACAATCCGCAACGGAAAATGGCTCAGCGCTGAGAAACAGATGACGGACTGA
- a CDS encoding branched-chain amino acid ABC transporter permease has translation MSLFGQQVINGITLGSVYALIAVGYTMVYGVIELINFAHGEVYMMGAFFSFTMVTSMGLSIWVAFPVAIALCAVMGVILDIVAYRPLRNAPRLAALITAIGMSIFLQNLALVIWGAEIKSFPRAKLPPIFSKVALTIGSIQVTWLQVFILGVAIVIMAGLHAIIHRTKVGTAMRAIAQDKVTASLMGINVNRVISFTFAIGSGMGGVAGILVGMYYNAIWPTMGYIAGIKAFAAAVLGGIGSVPGAMLGGGILGMAEVMGAGYISSPYRDGIAYAVMILVIIFKPAGLLGKSTAEKV, from the coding sequence ATCTCCCTTTTTGGACAGCAGGTAATAAATGGGATTACGTTGGGATCGGTATATGCTTTGATAGCAGTGGGCTACACCATGGTCTATGGTGTTATAGAACTCATTAATTTCGCCCATGGCGAAGTTTACATGATGGGAGCGTTTTTCTCCTTCACCATGGTAACTTCCATGGGGTTGAGCATCTGGGTGGCGTTCCCGGTGGCCATCGCCCTCTGTGCCGTCATGGGGGTCATCCTGGATATCGTGGCATATCGGCCCTTACGGAATGCGCCTCGATTAGCCGCCCTTATTACAGCCATCGGGATGTCGATTTTCCTTCAGAACCTTGCTCTTGTGATCTGGGGAGCGGAGATAAAATCCTTCCCCCGGGCCAAGTTGCCCCCCATTTTCTCAAAGGTCGCTTTAACCATCGGAAGCATACAGGTCACCTGGCTCCAGGTCTTTATCCTTGGCGTTGCAATCGTGATAATGGCCGGACTGCACGCCATAATCCACCGGACCAAGGTGGGAACCGCCATGCGTGCCATCGCCCAGGACAAGGTTACAGCTTCCCTTATGGGCATCAACGTCAATCGCGTCATCTCTTTTACCTTCGCCATCGGTTCGGGCATGGGCGGTGTGGCCGGCATCCTCGTGGGGATGTACTACAACGCCATCTGGCCCACCATGGGGTACATCGCCGGCATCAAGGCGTTTGCGGCCGCCGTGCTCGGGGGCATAGGTTCCGTCCCCGGCGCCATGCTCGGCGGCGGAATATTGGGCATGGCGGAGGTCATGGGCGCCGGATACATATCTTCGCCATACAGGGATGGGATCGCCTACGCTGTAATGATACTTGTCATCATATTCAAACCGGCTGGTTTACTGGGCAAATCGACGGCGGAAAAGGTCTGA
- a CDS encoding branched-chain amino acid ABC transporter permease: protein MGSGKSYFLRILTLTMLYMILALGLNIVVGFTGLLDLGYVGFYGIGAYTAGLLTVHYGISFWVILPLAAMNGALWGILLGAPTLRLTGDYFAIVTFGFSELVVLLIRNEIWLTRGPMGLPGIKPPVFFGHVLRSGWEFYFLILALLGLVLFVVRRIEDSRLGRAWFAIREDEIAAECVGINIINYKIIAFAISASIGSLGGAFFARWFLFIHPDMFKFWESILILCLIVFGGMGNIKGVLFGAGILIPMTEVLRSVLQSLPRIMSYVGIHIPVEAAQNLVQARYLVFGLILVLMMRFRPEGLFPVARIKAEMHPDDSERDAEDDSLYDMRSIDKVKDI, encoded by the coding sequence ATGGGAAGCGGTAAATCCTATTTTCTCAGAATCCTCACCTTAACCATGCTGTACATGATCCTGGCATTGGGTCTCAATATTGTTGTCGGGTTCACCGGGCTGCTGGATCTTGGATACGTAGGTTTCTACGGGATCGGCGCCTATACGGCTGGGCTGCTGACTGTTCACTATGGGATCTCCTTCTGGGTGATACTTCCCCTGGCAGCCATGAACGGGGCCCTTTGGGGGATTCTTCTTGGTGCGCCCACCCTCAGGCTTACCGGGGATTACTTTGCCATTGTTACCTTCGGTTTTTCCGAGCTGGTGGTCCTCCTTATCAGAAACGAGATATGGCTGACCCGGGGTCCAATGGGATTGCCGGGGATTAAGCCCCCTGTTTTTTTCGGCCACGTTCTGAGGAGCGGATGGGAGTTTTACTTCCTTATCCTCGCCCTTCTCGGCCTGGTGCTCTTTGTTGTCCGCCGCATCGAGGACTCGCGACTCGGGAGGGCATGGTTCGCCATCAGGGAAGATGAGATAGCGGCCGAATGTGTGGGCATCAATATCATCAACTACAAGATTATCGCTTTTGCCATCAGTGCCTCCATCGGGTCTTTGGGCGGTGCGTTTTTTGCCCGATGGTTTCTTTTTATTCACCCGGACATGTTCAAATTCTGGGAGTCCATCCTGATCCTTTGTCTTATTGTTTTCGGTGGTATGGGAAACATAAAAGGGGTCCTTTTCGGCGCCGGCATTCTTATCCCCATGACTGAGGTGCTCAGGTCCGTGCTCCAGAGTCTTCCTCGAATCATGTCTTATGTGGGTATCCACATACCGGTTGAAGCGGCCCAGAACCTGGTCCAGGCCAGGTACCTGGTTTTTGGACTTATCCTGGTATTGATGATGAGGTTCAGACCCGAGGGCCTTTTTCCCGTTGCCCGGATCAAGGCTGAAATGCATCCGGATGACTCCGAGCGGGATGCGGAAGATGATTCTCTTTACGACATGAGGTCAATAGACAAGGTGAAGGACATCTGA
- a CDS encoding ABC transporter ATP-binding protein has translation MIPTAILMISYPGYYFINLLRKDVKSLFGIFTRPDAVTKLGIARTFQNIRLFSNLSVVENVMLGRHCRTSTNVFSIVLGTKFQRKEERETKEWAMETLKFVGLRHKAGFLASNLPYGEQRTLEIARALATNPKVLLLDEPAAGMNPQETAMLIRLIERIRKSGIAILLIEHDMKVIMKISDRIIVLDHGQKIAEGEPEVIKSDRRVVEAYLGSAYAAK, from the coding sequence ATGATTCCCACGGCGATTCTCATGATCTCCTACCCGGGGTATTATTTTATTAACCTCCTGAGAAAGGACGTAAAATCACTTTTTGGCATCTTCACCCGACCTGACGCGGTAACCAAACTCGGCATAGCCAGGACCTTTCAGAATATCCGTCTCTTTTCCAACCTGTCGGTTGTGGAGAATGTGATGCTGGGACGGCACTGCAGGACCTCAACCAACGTCTTTTCCATAGTTCTGGGCACAAAGTTTCAGCGTAAAGAGGAGAGGGAAACGAAGGAATGGGCCATGGAAACCCTGAAGTTCGTCGGTCTTCGGCACAAGGCCGGGTTCCTGGCATCCAACCTGCCCTACGGTGAACAGCGCACCCTCGAAATTGCCCGGGCCCTGGCCACCAATCCAAAGGTTCTTCTGCTGGACGAGCCTGCCGCCGGAATGAATCCTCAGGAGACCGCCATGCTCATCCGGCTCATTGAGAGGATCAGGAAAAGCGGTATAGCCATTCTCCTTATCGAGCATGACATGAAAGTGATCATGAAGATTTCAGATCGGATCATTGTGCTTGATCATGGCCAAAAAATCGCCGAGGGTGAGCCGGAGGTGATCAAATCCGACCGTCGTGTGGTAGAGGCCTATCTGGGGTCGGCATATGCGGCGAAGTAG
- a CDS encoding ABC transporter ATP-binding protein: MLKVDGIQTFYGNIQALKGISFHVGAGEIVTLIGANGAGKSTTLMSVSGVYHPKKGSIMFQDVEIARSQPDAIVRMGISQVPEGRRIFPHLTVRENLLLGSYIRKDSEGVKESLEMVFELFPVMKERRNQDGGTLSGGEQQMLAIGRALMANPKLLLLDEPSLGLAPIVVEKIFTVIQEINKQGTTILLVEQNAFMALQVAQRGYVIETGNVVLEDTSDALLSNPKVKEAYLGE, translated from the coding sequence ATGCTGAAAGTTGATGGGATTCAGACCTTTTACGGAAACATTCAGGCCCTGAAAGGGATCTCTTTTCATGTTGGTGCCGGCGAGATCGTCACCCTGATCGGCGCCAACGGCGCCGGGAAATCCACCACTCTCATGTCCGTCTCGGGGGTATATCACCCTAAAAAGGGGTCCATCATGTTTCAGGATGTGGAGATCGCCCGGTCTCAACCTGACGCCATAGTAAGGATGGGGATCTCACAGGTGCCTGAAGGAAGGCGTATATTTCCCCATCTCACGGTGAGGGAAAATCTCCTCCTGGGTTCCTACATCCGCAAGGACAGCGAGGGTGTGAAAGAGAGCCTCGAAATGGTTTTTGAGCTCTTTCCGGTAATGAAGGAGAGAAGGAACCAGGATGGTGGCACACTCTCCGGCGGAGAGCAGCAGATGCTGGCAATCGGCAGGGCCCTGATGGCAAATCCGAAGCTTCTTCTTCTTGACGAACCATCTCTTGGACTCGCTCCCATTGTCGTTGAAAAGATCTTCACCGTCATTCAGGAGATCAACAAGCAGGGTACCACCATCCTCCTCGTCGAGCAGAATGCCTTTATGGCCCTTCAGGTTGCCCAAAGGGGGTACGTTATCGAGACAGGGAATGTTGTCCTCGAGGACACCTCGGACGCCCTCCTGAGCAACCCCAAGGTCAAGGAAGCGTATCTGGGGGAGTAG
- a CDS encoding VCBS repeat-containing protein → MNRILFGITLPIFVLSMTVAPAPAYEPVYHSLEQPRGPMMGGPLESNPIVYLNGDMTGGKSIRIRTNERPRWIVSGDLDGDGADEALVLFDNGSLRLLRPEDKTISTRWTVEGISAQAPPVILHSKTVAVNEKIIAVSDHGVLQTLGSERGRSSRIADGFSLLTPPVAVDLDGDGTDEIVGVSDEGRLTVVTGRNVTRTDNSTVLLPDTRISAADLNGDGKLEAVAFSMPTDRFSFGRLGDETEAQGVAVFSWDGSIIKLLDEFKLDSSEAFEDLTPVLADVYDGPGKEILATVTNEGEGSSIRVFSFAKRRLTEVRTSPVAADKSFIQVLGKSAFGDENRQFIITVANPSGMGDLELFRTDLATTRLVRKNSISTHIAGSRNLDLALIGDFNNDGYNDLIAPDETGKTLELFFLEKNRIKETPILVSGKRLSTNLCSGDFNGDGKGDLAAGYEDGTIVFLLGR, encoded by the coding sequence ATGAACAGGATTCTCTTTGGAATTACGCTACCGATTTTCGTCCTGTCAATGACGGTTGCGCCCGCTCCGGCCTACGAGCCTGTTTACCACAGCCTGGAGCAACCCCGTGGCCCCATGATGGGAGGACCATTGGAGTCTAACCCCATTGTTTATTTAAACGGGGATATGACGGGCGGCAAAAGCATAAGGATCAGGACAAACGAACGCCCCCGGTGGATCGTCTCGGGGGACCTTGACGGAGACGGGGCGGACGAGGCCCTGGTACTTTTCGATAATGGCTCGCTGCGCCTTCTGCGGCCCGAAGATAAAACCATCAGCACAAGGTGGACGGTTGAAGGGATCTCCGCACAAGCTCCACCCGTCATCCTTCATTCAAAAACCGTTGCAGTCAATGAAAAGATCATTGCCGTCAGTGATCATGGAGTCCTGCAAACGCTTGGTTCAGAAAGGGGCCGATCAAGCAGGATCGCCGATGGTTTTTCCCTTCTGACCCCTCCGGTTGCAGTCGATCTGGACGGGGACGGGACCGACGAGATCGTGGGGGTTAGTGATGAAGGCCGCCTTACCGTCGTTACCGGCAGGAACGTCACAAGAACGGACAACAGCACGGTCCTCCTTCCCGATACGCGCATTTCGGCGGCGGACCTTAACGGTGACGGAAAACTCGAGGCGGTTGCCTTTTCCATGCCTACCGACAGGTTCAGTTTTGGACGCCTGGGTGATGAGACAGAGGCCCAAGGGGTCGCGGTCTTCTCCTGGGACGGAAGTATCATCAAGCTCCTGGATGAATTCAAACTGGATTCCTCAGAAGCCTTCGAGGATCTCACGCCCGTTCTCGCGGATGTCTACGATGGACCTGGAAAGGAGATCCTGGCCACCGTCACCAACGAGGGGGAAGGGTCCTCGATCAGAGTCTTTTCATTTGCAAAAAGACGGTTGACGGAAGTCAGGACGAGTCCTGTGGCAGCCGACAAATCATTTATTCAGGTCCTTGGAAAATCGGCATTTGGAGATGAGAACCGCCAATTTATTATTACAGTGGCCAACCCCTCGGGAATGGGCGATCTGGAGCTGTTCAGGACCGATCTGGCTACGACCCGGCTGGTCCGAAAGAACAGTATTTCAACCCATATTGCCGGATCACGTAATCTGGACCTGGCTCTCATAGGCGATTTCAACAATGACGGGTACAATGACCTGATCGCTCCTGATGAAACGGGAAAGACTCTTGAGCTCTTTTTCCTTGAGAAGAACCGTATCAAGGAAACGCCTATCCTTGTCAGCGGTAAAAGGCTTTCGACGAACCTGTGTTCGGGTGATTTTAACGGTGACGGGAAAGGCGACCTCGCGGCTGGATACGAGGACGGAACCATAGTCTTTCTACTGGGACGGTAG